One Lepisosteus oculatus isolate fLepOcu1 chromosome 4, fLepOcu1.hap2, whole genome shotgun sequence genomic window, CAATTGCACTTTTTCAGTTCACCGCAGTTCAATGGAAACTAGACGTGTCTCTGAGCTTCAGAATGATTTGTTGGACCTGAAGATGAACAGCTCCTCACACATCACTGGCAAGTACTTTTCTGGGTTTATCATTGAACTGTATGTCTTTTTGCTGGATAAAGTTAATAAATAATAGTtgaataaaattatattataattatggAGCAAAGTTAAGATGCAGTTTTGACCTTCAAAGGGATGTTTGGCTGAGATGTAGGAGGTTCAGATTCATTGATCAAAACAACCATAAAGCCCACCTTAGTTTATCTTAGTTAATTATATTCTGGGTAGatgattaagtgtcaatcaCCAGTCCAGAAAGACACCATATAAAAGGATGGTGAAGCAGAGGGACAGGAATAGGAAGAGGAAGGTATATAAGGTGAGAGCTACTTGTTTCAGATCACCTGGAAAGACCAGATTGgagttaagtatttgaaccttgttaagagaACCTGCTATACATGTAGTTCCCTGTAGTTGTTAGGGAGCTCCGATTTCCTGTATAAAATACCCTTGGTTAATAACCTCTTCTGGTTGGcgaatgcatttttagaataaggAGATACGTTTCCAATCATTTGGTGGGAGACTTAACTGTAGGTTGTATTCTATTTATTTTAGGATGCAACCTATCTCTTCTTGGCCTTTGTAAGTGCTATTTAAGAGTGAAATACTAAGTAACAGTCTGCGTTTTTTTATTCTGGCTGGTTAGAACGTAGACCTCTGGGTTGCCATGTTTATCCATAAACATTTATGCGTAtgtgttgcttttttaaaaatgatctttACATCACACAGTGCTTCACACTTCATCCTTTACATTGTAATTGACAAATGTGAGTTGTCTGATGGTCACTTCCATGTTcatctaacatactgtatattcctatgTTTTATCTGTTGATTATCCAGAGCTACAGAATAATCTGGAGACACTGCAAAGAGAACACTCAGACCTTcagagagaccattcagatCTACAGACAGACTACAGAAACGTGAACAGAAGCTGTCAGCTTACACAGAGCTCCAAGGCTGGTGAGTAACAGTGTCTCCATATTCATGTTGCATGTGTGTTCGGAGTCACCCCGAACTGCAGAAGAAATTGGAGAAAGAGGAGGCTGAGAACTCCAGTCTGACAACCTTCTCCCCAAAGAGATGCGTTTTCCCAATGGCACCAAAATGACTGGTAAATAACTACTGTATTGATTTGACTTGTAATTCATTTTCCTAAATGTCTTGTCTGGAGAGATTTGGAATTGTTTTCTGGAGTTCATCATGAAAGCACAGGGggaaaacaatatactgtagcaacttCTACCAATCAGAAGACAAGACTTCACTCTTCAAGAGTTATTTGATCATGCCAGCTCCTGCTAAGAGCATTTTACCATCATTATGGCAAACCCATCAGCTtttttgtaggtttttttttggggtggtTAGAATGTAGAGCTCTGGGATGCCCTATTTGTAAATTTCTACATAGTGTAACAACATATGTTGTGTATTGTTTAAtgttgtcacgccctctacagctagagggcgctcctactctgtcctgttcctagttcccctgtgctttgcttgtccttccagTGTATCTCGGTCTggggctatactgtatatttccaggtcaccctttcctcctcgctcagcgttgagggttcggatgtcttgagacccttCTAGCACCAGGTCGTCTGCTCCGCAGCcggagggcataggtttctacccgacatcgtctgaccccctgagcccgggctaacccccgtttcaccactacgcatagggtcttttttgccCTTCCACGGCCTGCCCTTTCCGACATCCATGACaaatgtgtattgtaattgttagtaaatatttgtttaacacaAAGCGCCTGAGTTATTACTCTTTCACCAAAGGTgggccagagaacaaagaattcatggGCCTTTAAATCTACCACTCAGGTATATTCTTGCACTAtctttacaagttgggggttatgaagatttattttactttctgaCATACCACTCATCTTATTTctgatttgttttccattttcataATCAACTATTTGAAACAGTATCATAGCTCTGTAACTTTACCCCATATCATCACACTATACAGTGGTGTTTTAATTAATCTACCTTTATTTGTACATTATATAAGTTATTACACTGTAATCTTGTTAAAATATGGAcaaatataattgttttctttctatcTTATTTTGTCCTCCTTTTACAATTAGGATGTGCTTCTGATCTCCATTAATCCAGATTTAATTTACACACTGCAAACTTTATTTCCATATGAAGAAATAGTTTTCCTATCGTAACACAAATAAGCCTTAAACAAGCATTTATCAGCACTATTTGATGAGACAAAACATGCCTGACCCTGAACACAAATGTGCTCGGTGTCACCCAGAGCTGCAGAAGAAAGTGGAGGATGAGGAGGCTGAGAACTCCAgactgcagcgtctctacagcAGCATGAAGGGCAGTTATCTCCCCATAGAGATGTGCTTCCCCAATGACACCAACAAGACTGGTAAATCACTACTGTATTGATTGTATTTGTGTTTCTGGAGTTGATTAAGAATATGTAGGAGAAAGACATTACACCACCTCACCAGCGTAGAAGTACCAGACTTTAGATTTCTCTTCTAAGAGTTCTTGACTTGTCATCCCTTGTCCCTTGTCATCTCTCAAGCCTAGTGAATTAAAGCCCCTGGGGTATAAATCAGAAAATTCAGATTTCTCTTGGCACCCATCTTTACCCCATCTCAGTCAACCTTCTACCAATCCCATGGATGCCACCAATGTGACTACCCATGGTTCATTTGTAGAAGAGTTCTGATTGGGTAGTTAACATGGCATCAAAGCTTGGTATGAATCTTTCATCTGCAACACCTATGAGACAGCTGTGTTTACCTTCTGAAGTAGGATAGGATGTACAATCAGCATCTGCCAACAATGCATTGACCATTTTTTGTACTTTGTACGTCTGCGCAGACGGACTTTATGCTCACTAACTTAATATTCTTTTATTTCAGTCAGTCGTGTGTTTGCTGAATATTCACGTGAGTTGGTTTTGGTTGGagcacttttattttatttagcttcATCAAGTCAGGTTTTACATCAGTATTTGTTCAAACCAAAAGTAAATTATAGTAGATTCACAGGAATAGTAGCAGTAGATGTTTCTTGCCAGATAAGTAAATTTCAAATTATGTAAAGAAAAGTAAGCCACAAATACAGAACAATATTTGAAGTGTTTATTAATATACTGATTAATAAGTACAGATTTTCTTACCAACAGGAAAGGAAGGAGTTGTCCCAATACCAGGTAATTAAAAATTTCTATCAAGTAATTACAGTTAGTATCTACTGCTGTCTTGAAGTTCTTTTTCTAGAAAGGATTAgttaattattttgaatataaTTCATAGCACCCAATTTAATGGCTTTCAATgtgtacaatacatacagtgcatCTTATAGATTAATACCAATAAAAGATGGATTAGACTagtttaatacatttatttagaaaaatgtggaaattaagagtcaaaataaaatgtttaatgtgttttaaatacttaaaaagGCTTTAAGGCATTTTGGTTATCTTTGAAACTCATTGAGATAGTAGCTACTCCAAatggttgtatgaggtttgagTTTACTTTTCTAATAGCAAAAATTCTAGTATTAGAGTTAATTAGTAATATTAGAGTTGTATGACATGGTTAAATTAGAGCTTTACATTTTCTATAGGAAAACACAATGTTATTGACTTTGAAATTTAGACAAAGTTTTATGACAGAAGCAGGCTAGATTGTGTCAATGAATTATATAAAGTCACAGAAGACAAATGATTGATCTTcccttttttccccagtgtggAAGTGGCTTCATGAGGCTTCAGGTACAGGTTAACAATTACCTCtctgtcacgaacagttcttttcGGACCCTacgcggacgacacaatccggaatAGTGAGAAAATATGgggggaaaagtcatgcaggagacgggAATAAAGACAGGGGGACGTGTCTTATTTTAGTGAACAGGAACATGGCTGGTCATGTGGCCAACCTCACCTCTCCTCACCCGTGTCCTTTAgaattttgaggaaaaaaagtgtttgtgaAGTAAAGGGCTAAAATATGCGCATGTGAAAAGGTTATCTTACAGGTTTGTGAGAAATAGGGAGAAATGTCATGACCCTCTTTGATCAGAGTAGTAGATGCTGCTGTCACAGACATTCTAGAAGGTAATGAAACCAGGgtcaaacaacaacaacaacaacaataataataataataataataataataataataataataataataataataattgcttacacttatattgcgcttttctggacactccactcaaagcgctttacaggtaatggggatcccctccaccaccaccagtgtgcagccccacctggatgatgcgacggcagccatagtgcaccagaacgctccccacacatcagctctcagtggggaggagagcagagtaatgaagccagttcatagagggggattattaggaggccatgattgataagggccaatgggaaatttggccagggcgccatggttacacccctactctttttgagaaacgccctgggatttttaatgaccacagagagtcaggacctcggttttacttctcatccaaaggacggcacctgtttacagtatagtgtccccgtcactatactggggcattaggacccacatggaccgcagggtgagtgtccCCTGCTGACTCAAATGTTGTTTCTCAATTGTTTTGGTTCTTTCTTTCCTAAATAGCTGATGTGACTCTGGACCGCAACTCAGCACATCGCAGTCTCATCCTGTCTCCCGATGGGAAACAAGTGAAAGATGGAGACAAAAATCAGAACCTCCCTGACACTCCACAGAGATTCGATCCTGTTGTTTCTGTGCTGGGCAGGAAGGGATTCTCTTCTgggagacactactgggaggtggaaGTGGGGGAGAAAACTGAGTGGACTTTAGGAATTGCAAAAGAGTCCATCAAGAGGAAGGGGAAAATAATACTGGATCCCAAAAATGGTTACTGGACAATATGGCTGAGAAATGGGAATGAGTTTAAAGCTCTTGCTGACCCTTCTGTCCTCCTCCCTCTGAGCCTGAAGCCCCAGAAGGTGGGGATCTATGTGGATTATGAGGAGGGACAGGTCTCCTTTTACAATGTGGAGACCAGAAATCACATCTACACTTTCACTGACACCTTCACTGAGAAACTGTATCCATACTTCAATCCCAGCATCAATGATGATGGCAAAAACTCTGCCCCactgatcatctctcccactgAGAAAACCTGACTAAACGTGAAATGTATGTTTCTCATTATGCTCCATATAAACAGttgatttatacattttgaTGATTCATCCTtactttaaataacattttttgtgctttaatcataaaagtaaattaaaattaaactgggcacagtgttttttttaaagggcaagtatacagtgtatagtcatctaggattttttttttcatacacatTCAAGGTAGGAGAAGTACAGTAGTTGCATTTCCAAGAtgatcctgtttttttaaaacctttttagaTTTTATGGTTTTAACTAAATGACTGACATTTTGTTGGTATTTTCTTTAACATGTACTGTTGATTATACCCTGAGAAAGTGTCTGCTATGCAAATAAATGATAACAGTATGTTTTGTGgcatgggtctatgtactgcatcTCCAGAATGAGTGAGACTGGTTGCCTTGTTATAAAGATCACCTCTGAAGCAGATCTTATACAGTATCATCATTAAATAAGCTATTTGGAAAGATTTGGAACATATGCCACTTTGGTTAGGTTTTTGAGTTCACTTATTGTAAATCAACAAAGCCTTCTGTGGCATTTTAGAGCTATAAGGTGCAaggtattttagaaaaaaaagaaaatagcatCCTAATACAGGCACACTGCCAGGATTAACGGATGCTGTTGTAAATGGATATTCTTATAAAAGGAGTACTTTTCCATAGCATGAATGAAAAGTGTCAATTTTGTTCTATTTAGTATAAATTAAGTATTTACCCAaggcttaaaattaatattattttaaattctaaCATTGTATAAATAGCACACAATTAGAAGGCCTACTTGCTGTAGAGGCATCTATAAATAGACACAGCTGAATGAAACCACATTCATAGAGCCTTATCTGTTGTCACTGGCTAGAACGCTGCCCAAGAGAAGACCACAGGACACAGACCACACTGCTATTCGCTGCCCTGCAAATTTGTATGATAAGAGCATGACTCCTTATATCCCAGAGAAACTGCGACTGTCTGCAGGACATCGCTTCTGAAGATGGACAACATTTATGAGAGTATAGAGCTGAAATCCACTGATGTCTATTCAACACTCTCCCAGCTTGGACCTGATGCCCCACACAAAGGGAAATCACAAGGTACCGTCCTGACCCTTATCATGAGGGTTTATCATGAAGTAGAATGCCTCTGGGAAAATAATGGGcctgaaaagaaaatgtctgaTGAATCCAATGGATTTTTCACTCAGATGTTTATCAAGGAATAAACCAGGAACATGTCTGGGGCATAGTGTAGACTGTGTTCCATATTAAATAGAAAAGGCAGAGATGTTACAAATACTAGAACTACTTAAAACAAATTTCGGGGGTAAGACTATAGCCTATCAATTGCAATGAAGGACATGGGAAATATTGTTACAGCTGGAGCAGCCAATGGAAGTGTCTCAAAGAGACAATGGTTAATGCCTAGGCAGtgtcaacatttccagcttcaaagcaaagtGGGGTGTTTACTGAGATGTAGGGGGTaaagtttcagaaatcaaagcaATGGTTACGTTTACTTTGGTTTACCTTGGTCAATTCAGTTTGGGGTAAATAGTTAAGTGCCAATCAGCAGTCCAGAAAGACACCATATAAGAGAGCAGAAGATCAGAGCACAGAACATAAAGCCTGTACCAGGCGAGAGTTTCTTGTTCGAGAAGaccccactgaagctaaacgtTTGAACCGTGTTAACCTTGATTAAAAGCGACCTTTTCTGCTTTGTGGGtgcattttagaatagggagataacCTTCCCAATTATTTGGTGGCATCTGGGTTGGAGATCTGTTCGTAGGTTGTATtctatttagtttagaaggcagcttatctcttctTTGGCCTCCgtaggcattatttaagagttGAATAGGTAGCAGTCTGGGGGTTTTCAGGTTGGtctagacatacagtaggtctctGAAACGCCTTGTCTGTCAGCCTGTAAATAGAGAAacgtgtgtgttgtgtgtagtgaagtgtgtgtattgtcatcgGAGGTGTCATTAATACATATTTGTTTAGCCAAgagtgcctgaattattactcttttcaccaaagctgtgccagagaacaaagaattaatgtactgtaactatggccagcagccatatcactctccaactcacaactggcaacccactgaagctcagcaggtgtgagcctggtcagtacttggattggagacctcctgggaaaaactaagggtgctgctggaagaggtgttagtggggccagcagggggcgctcaccctgcagtccatgtgggtcctaatgccccagtacagtcacagggacactatactgtaaacagtatatgagacataaaaccgaggtcctgactctctgtggtcattaaaaatcccagggcgtttcttgaaaagagtaggggtgtaaacccggcatcctggccaaatttcccattggccgttaccaatcatggcctcctaataatcctcgtctacgaattggcttcattactctgctcttctccccacttaGAGctcatgtgtggtgagcgttctggcgcactatggctgccgtcgcatcatccaggtggggctgcacactggtggtggtggaggggagtccccattacctgtaaagcgctttgagtggagtgtccagaaaagcgctatataagtgtaagcaattattattattattattattattataccaaCCACTGGGGTTTATTCATGGCAAAATCCTTGCAAGACGGATAAGTCTtttacaagtaaaagtttattttacttGTTGATTTATCCATTGGGTCACTTCCGGCTTATTCTCTAATTTGGGAACCCACCATCTGTAACAAGATTAATCGCGAGCTTTTAACAAAGCTCTTCCCACAGTTGCTGAAGGTAGGGATGGTATCTAAGGACTGGCAAGTTGCTGCATCAACAGGAAAGGTGACCAGACTGAACTGAGTCATTGTAAACTGATGCCTTTTATTGCTCTTACATGTTAGGGAAATGAGAGGATAATTAGAACAAAAGCAGAGGATCATCTTTTGATGAGGCTCCTCACTTGCAGCCAGTCCCTTCAGGGCTGGAACTGGTCAGCCTTCTGTCCTTTGGTTTCATTATTCACTGCCCACTTGTGGCTTATGACTGTGGTGTTTGTCTCGTACCCAAACTCTCAGCAAGAGAATAAATGAAGAAGCAATTTGATCATTAAACAGCTGAtaaaataattgtgtttttgttttcctcagggtcacaggagagATTTGTTAGGACAACGTCTTTGTACAAGAGAGCTGCACTGGCTTTTGCCTGCCTGTGGGTCATCACTCTCATCACCATGCTGGGTGTCATAAGTGAGTTTTGACACGGAAGAGGACACCATCACACAGCTCCTCGACAGCCAGGCTGAAAAAGCAAAATCCTAGAAAAGGGAATGTTTGCTTTTCCAGAAAATCTATACACTTTTACAGCAAAACATTTATACAGTTACTTGTATTACAATATTGGGCATCAGAAGAAGACTGTGAAGTTAGAAGAGCAGCCGATTTAACTTTTctgttatctgtttttttacGTTTCAGTTCACCACACTAAAAACCTATCATTGTAACATCCTCTCTAGCATTTTATTAATCTAAGCTTTGCATCAGCATTAATTATTACAGCATGGCACATTTTTATTTGGTACTAGAGCTATAATGAATGTACTACAAATTGCAAAGAACATAAAATACTTGAGTTGTTAAAAAGTGAACACGATTTATAATGGAGAACTTTCTTCTTGTTGTTGATGCTGGACTTAATTTATTTCCAGTTTGTGGTAAAACTGAACCAATGAGGCCAATGCTGAAACATGTAAGGAAAACTCACGCTTTTAAAAACCACAGGCGTTCATTGACTAGAACACCATTAGACTTGAATTTGCCATTTGctggtatactgtacaaaaaaatgCTCAATAAAGTCAGTGGTCTTACTGGCAAATCAATGCAGGTCCATAGCAAACTTTTGTCAGACCAGAAGAATAACCCTTGGCACATTTTGTGCCACTGAACACAAAGCAAACAGAATGAGCAGTTTCACAATTTAACTACCTGTTTTTTCACTTGTGTCCATACTACAGAATACCAGAAGCACCAAGATGGTCATAAAAGTGCCCACAAATGCAGAAGTGTAAGCTGTCCCTTGGAGGTGGTGTTCCCCTATGATAAAAACATAACTGGTAatgtgctttatttattttttttaaatatgtagcTTCTCTTGTTCCTGCTGTTATATTTCGAAATACAGTGTGGATCCTTTTTCGTCTTTTTTGGGGCTCAGTCCTCAACTTGTCAACTGTTTGATCTGCTCAGGATAAAAGCTGCTGACAAATGGTTCTCAGTTAGAGTGAAACGTTGCTTGTTCTTCATCTTAACTGATGAAAAAGAAAGACCTCCTAATGACATTTCTGGAGAGAGGGAAGTCCCAAGGCCACCTAAACGCACGATCATTAAGGCACCAATCCCACTACCAACACCAATACAGcagccttttggtttgtttcatAGGGGACTTCTGGCTTGTCCTCGTGGTCAGAATGTCATCGATTTTATACACTAAGTCTGATCAAGCTGAATAGTGTGCTTAAATCTTCATTCCCTTCGCACAAACACATTACGAG contains:
- the LOC102692338 gene encoding zinc-binding protein A33-like yields the protein MDNIYENVEIKPTLVYSYCSQPTAAVWSQGNSAASQGNSAGKVSFYKKSSVAFACVWIITLIAGLGFIIHRSSMETRRVSELQNDLLDLKMNSSSHITELQNNLETLQREHSDLQRDHSDLQTDYRNVNRSCQLTQSSKAELQKKVEDEEAENSRLQRLYSSMKGSYLPIEMCFPNDTNKTVSRVFAEYSRKEGVVPIPVWKWLHEASADVTLDRNSAHRSLILSPDGKQVKDGDKNQNLPDTPQRFDPVVSVLGRKGFSSGRHYWEVEVGEKTEWTLGIAKESIKRKGKIILDPKNGYWTIWLRNGNEFKALADPSVLLPLSLKPQKVGIYVDYEEGQVSFYNVETRNHIYTFTDTFTEKLYPYFNPSINDDGKNSAPLIISPTEKT